One stretch of Macrobrachium nipponense isolate FS-2020 chromosome 16, ASM1510439v2, whole genome shotgun sequence DNA includes these proteins:
- the LOC135195263 gene encoding uncharacterized protein LOC135195263, with product MTCSACEQVLEKMQNVRENGRNVIYLDETWVNQNYTVGKCWKDNKSENASGIKVPSEKGGRLIILHAGSAEGFIPNAELIFTAKNDGDYHRQMNHEVFEEWFRCQLLPNIPPTSIIVMDNAPYHSRKVDRLPTMSSKKAVITEWLISKGVKPTEKMLKGQLLEMTPVHRNSGFLERHLDQSEESMAFLFKLMRNPTL from the exons ATGACGTGCAGTGCTTGCGAACAAGTcctagaaaaaatgcaaaacgtcAGGGAGAACGGACGAAATGTAATTTATCTGGATGAGACTTGGGTTAATCAAAATTACACTGTAGGAAAAtgctggaaagataataaatctgAGAATGCTTCTGGAATTAAAGTGCCGTCAGAAAAAGGTGGCCGACTTATAATTCTGCATGCAGGCTCTGCAGAAGGCTTCATTCCAAACGCTGAGCTCATATTCACTGCAAAGAATGACGGTGATTATCACCGTCAAATGAATCACGAAGTGTTTGAAGAATGGTTTCGTTGCCAGTTGCTCCCAAACATACCACCAACTTCAATTATTGTGATGGATAATGCTCCTTATCATTCAAGGAAAGTAGATAGACTACCAACGATGTCAAGCAAAAAGGCAGTCATTACAGAATGGCTCATCTCTAAAGGTGTGAAACCAACAGAGAAAATGTTGAAGGGTCAACTTTTAGAGATG ACTCCAGTCCACCGGAATTCAGGCTTCCTGGAACGCCACCTGGACCAATCAGAAGAGTCCATGGCCTTCCTCTTCAAACTAATGAGGAACCCGACCCTCTGA